AACCGGTTTTATACCAGGGTATACAACCGGGTGGTCAGTTAACCATCACTACAGAAGTAGAAAACTACCCCGGCTATCCCGATGGCGTACAGGGACCTGAAATGATGGTACATTTTGAAAAACAGGCAGCCCGCATGGGCGCCGACATTCGATATGGCCTGGCTACAAAAGTTGATTTTTCAGCACCGCCTTTCAAAGTCTGGATCGACGAAGAGAAACTGGTAGAAGCAGATTCGGTGATCATTGCCACCGGTGCTTCGGCCAAGTGGCTGGGTTTAGACAGCGAACAACGCCTGAATGGTTTTGGCGTTAGCGCCTGTGCCGTGTGTGATGGTTTCTTTTTCCGTGGAAAGGAAGTGGCCATCGTGGGCGCCGGCGATACAGCAGCGGAAGAAGCCCTGTATTTGTCGAAATTATGTTCTACCGTGCACATGTTCATCCGCCGCGAAGAAATGCGCGCTTCCAAAGTAATGCAGGAACGTGTACAACGCACTCCAAATATCAAGGTTTACTGGAATACAAACACCGACGAAATACTGGGTGAGAATAAAGTAGAATCGGTTCGGGTTAAAAATGTAAAA
The Niastella koreensis GR20-10 genome window above contains:
- the trxB gene encoding thioredoxin-disulfide reductase, with protein sequence MESEKIHCLIIGSGPAGYTAAVYAARANMKPVLYQGIQPGGQLTITTEVENYPGYPDGVQGPEMMVHFEKQAARMGADIRYGLATKVDFSAPPFKVWIDEEKLVEADSVIIATGASAKWLGLDSEQRLNGFGVSACAVCDGFFFRGKEVAIVGAGDTAAEEALYLSKLCSTVHMFIRREEMRASKVMQERVQRTPNIKVYWNTNTDEILGENKVESVRVKNVKTGELQTIPISGFFVAIGHQPNSDIFKGWLDMDEAGYLKTIPGTSKTNIEGVFAAGDVQDKIYRQAVTAAGSGCMAALDAERYLSAKGLV